A region from the Salifodinibacter halophilus genome encodes:
- a CDS encoding META domain-containing protein, whose protein sequence is MAGVAILAGCQATTPFGGGATPKSKLVSTYWQATSIAGRSIETGEDKRQPYILLTKANHRFQGFAGCNDIHGQYQRGGKHLRFKSVAQTRMFCRGDMQMESAFTQALKKTRRAQVHDHVLKLSDANGDVLARFHARIKQFKNE, encoded by the coding sequence ATGGCAGGAGTGGCCATACTGGCTGGCTGTCAGGCGACGACGCCGTTCGGCGGTGGTGCCACGCCGAAGAGCAAACTCGTCAGCACTTATTGGCAAGCCACGAGCATCGCTGGTCGATCGATCGAAACCGGCGAGGACAAACGTCAGCCGTACATCCTGCTAACCAAGGCCAACCACCGGTTTCAGGGATTTGCCGGTTGCAACGATATCCACGGACAGTACCAACGTGGCGGCAAGCATCTGCGATTCAAGTCTGTCGCCCAGACCCGGATGTTTTGTCGTGGCGACATGCAAATGGAAAGTGCGTTCACCCAAGCACTCAAAAAAACCCGCCGTGCTCAGGTCCACGACCACGTGCTGAAGCTCTCGGATGCCAACGGTGATGTGCTAGCTCGTTTTCACGCTCGGATTAAACAGTTCAAAAACGAGTGA